Proteins encoded together in one Erinaceus europaeus chromosome 11, mEriEur2.1, whole genome shotgun sequence window:
- the TSHB gene encoding thyrotropin subunit beta: MNAIFLIPLLFGLLCGQAMSFCIPTEYLMHIERKECTYCLTINTTICAGYCMTRDINGKLFLPKYALSQDVCTYRDFIYKTVEIPGCPHHVTPYFSYPVAVSCKCGKCNTDYSDCIHETIKTNYCTKPQKPYVVDFSI; the protein is encoded by the exons ATGAATGCTATATTCCTGATACCCCTACTTTTTGGCCTTCTATGTGGGCAAGCAATGTCGTTTTGTATTCCAACTGAGTACCTGATGCATATTGAAAGGAAAGAGTGTACTTATTGCCTAACCATCAACACTACCATCTGTGCCGGATATTGTATGACACGG GATATCAATGGCAAGCTGTTTCTTCCCAAATATGCCCTGTCCCAGGACGTGTGTACATATAGAGACTTCATATATAAGACTGTAGAAATACCAGGATGCCCACACCATGTTACTCCTTATTTCTCCTACCCTGTAGCTGTAAGCTGTAAGTGTGGCAAATGTAATACTGACTATAGTGACTGTATACATGAGACCATCAAGACAAACTACTGTACCAAACCTCAGAAGCCTTATGTAGTAGACTTTTCTATCTAA